The genomic stretch CGCAGGAATCTCGACTCTTGAATAGAATTAACTTCGCTTAGATTCCTACAGAAAGACAAAGAGAATTTAAAACTTTAAAAAAATATTCATTTTATCAACAATCAATTATAACAAATAATTATGCTACACATAGACATTCACAGTTTTTCGTATAAAAAAGGAGGAATTCCAAAAGACGATTCAGGAAACGGAGGCGGTTTTACGTTCGATTGCCGAGGAATTTTAAATCCAGGAAGAGTTGAAGAATATAAAATTCAGACCGGAAATGACATTGGAGTTCAGGAATATTTAGAAACAAAAACCGATATGCCTCAGTTTTTAGAATTGATTAAAAGCTTAGTTTCGATCAATATAGATAACTATTTGGGAAGAGGTTTTGAAAACCTGCAAATCAACTTCGGATGTACCGGCGGACAACATAGATCGGTATATTCGGCCATTAAAATTGCTCATTTTATTGAAGAAAAATACGGCGAAAAAGTAGAAATCAGCCTTCATCACGACGAGCAACATCAACTTAATCATAAGTAATAAGTGATGTGCAATAAGTAATATTTTAGCTTCGTTATTATTTATACTTAATGCATTACTCATTACCAATTATTCATTACCCATAATTTATGAAGGCATTAATTTTTGCAGCAGGAAAAGGAACACGGCTGAAACCTTTTACAGATCATCATCCTAAAGCTTTGGCCAAAGTAAACGGCGTTCCGCTTTTAGAAAGAAATATAAAATATCTCAAAGATTTTGGAATTACTGATTTTGTGATCAATATTCATCATTTTGGGGATCAAATTGTTGCATTTTTAAAAGAAAACGATAATTTCGGCTGTAAAATTGAGGTCTCCGACGAATCTAATGAACTTTTAGAAACCGGCGGTGGTTTGATTTTTGCTAAAGAATTCCTCAATCACGGTGAAGATTTCCTGATTATGAATGCCGATATTCTGACAAAGATCAATATTGATGATTTTGTAGGCTATCATAAAGAAATTAAAGATTTTGCTACATTAGCGGTTTCAGACAGAGAAAGTTCGAGAAAACTGTTGTTCAATGATGACTTGGTTTTACGAGGCTGGCTCAATGTACAGACCGGAGAGCAGCGTCTTGCAGAATTTAACAAGGGATTCAGACCTTTGGCTTTTAGCGGGGTACATTGCATTAATCCGGTGATTTTTGATAAAATAAAAAGAAAAGGAAAGTTTTCTGTGATGGAAGAATATCTGGATCTGATGCAGACCGAAAAAATACACGGTTTTGTACACGACAGCATTTTAATTGACGTTGGGAGACCAGAATCTGTAATTGAAGCAGAGAAATATTTTAAATAATTTGAATGGGAACTGAAGGAACGAGAGACGAGAGTTTACAGAATACAGAATTAGATATTAACGAATCTATATTACATAATAGTTTACGCGAAAAAACCTGGGACGAAACCATTACGAAAGACAGCTGGATGGTTTTTAAAATAATGGCAGAATTTGTAGATGGCTACGAAAAGATGGCTAAAATAGGACCTTGTGTATCTATTTTCGGATCTGCAAGACTAAAACCCGAAAGCAAATATTATGAAATGGCTGTTGAAATTGCCGAAAAAATCACCAAAATAGGTTTCGGAGTAATTACTGGAGGAGGCCCGGGAATCATGGAAGCCGGGAACAAAGGTGCTTTTATTGCAGAAGGAAAATCGATCGGTTTGAATATCGATTTACCATTTGAGCAACACTTTAATCCTTACATCAATAAATTATATTCTTTGAATTTTGACTATTTCTTCGTAAGAAAGGTTATGTTTGTAAAATATTCGCAAGGATTTATCGTAATGCCCGGAGGATTTGGAACATTAGATGAGCTTACAGAAGCAATTACTTTAATTCAGACCAATAAAATAGGTCGTTTTCCGATCGTATTGGTGGGATCTGAATTTTGGAGTGGCTTATTGGATTGGTTTAAAGAAACTCTTCTAAAGGAAGGAATGATTTCTGAAGGCGATCTTGATCTTTACCGTGTGGTAGACAGTGCAGACGAGGCCGTGGCTCATATAAAGGCTTTTTATGATAAGTACTCTGTAAACGTTAACTTTTAATTGGCATTAAATTTGAGCAAACTTATTTAGCAATATGCTGTAAATCTATAAATTGAGATGAAAAAATTTTTATATATATCGAGTGTTTTTACATTGATGATGCTGATGAGTTTTTCGGTGGCAGACTTCTTCTCTTCGATGACTAAAGCAGATTATATCGACGGCAGTAAAACTCTGAAGTTTACTACGAAAATGAATACAAGCCACATTTCTGACGCTATTAAAATCAACAGAAATACCGCAGGGTTCGAAGCTGAAGTAAAAAAATATGTAAACAATAACTTTGATGTATTTGTAAATGGTTCTCCCAAAACTTTAACTTTCACAGGAAGTCAGGTAAGCGGAGAAACGGTTTGGGTATATTTTGAAACAGGAGGTGTTTCTGACATCAATAGTTTAAAGATAAAAAATACAATACTTTTAAGTGCATTTCCTAAGCAAATAAACCTTGTAAATATTGCGTACAAAGGAAATCAGAAAACGATGAATTTTCAACGCGGAAAAGAGGTAAATGAAGTTTCTTTTTAAAAGAAATCTTTAAATGAATTATTAAACCATTGCATTTGCAGTGGTTTTTTGTTTTAATAGAATCATTTTATAACAATAAAGGATAATCGAAAATATTAACTTTTAGACTATTATATATTTAATGCAAAGATTAATTTTATTTTTTTATAATAAAGTAAGCAAAGAAGAATCAAGAAGTTGATTTATAAAGCTTTTGCTCAAACTTTGCGAAGCAAATTTATTTGCCTTTTGCTTTCTAAAATAGAAAGTTTAATTATAAATCTTTGCGTTAATGATTTAAAAACTATTATAAGATATCTTCCCAAACTGAGGTTATTAATTTCTAATTTGATGAACAAAATTCTCAGGATTTAGTTCACCTATAAAAAAAGAATCCATCTCACGAATGAGACAGATCCTTAAAATTAAGTATAGTTTGAAAAAAATTATTCTCTGTTTTTTACCATAATCCAACCGGATAGTTTTACCGGAGTTTTGGTTTTGTTGTTTTCAGTCCATGTTACAGAATACCAATAGCTTCCTGTAGGAACTTTTCTTCCGCCTGCAGTTCCGTCCCATGTGTAATTATTGGTTTTGTCACCTTGGTGAAGTTTAGCTCCGTATCGGTTATAGATATTAAATGTTAAATCTATTTTGCTTCCCAATGCAGAGTAATCTATAACATCATTGCGGCCGTCTCCGTTTGGTGTGATGACGTTAATGATATTAGGAACGGTAACTTCTACTTCCATCGGTTCGCAATCATACGAGTCTTTCAAGAAAACTTTATGGATTCCTCTAGAAAGTCCTTTGAATATATTGGAAGCCTGCCAGTTTATATTATCTAAAGAATATTGGTAAGCAGGAGTTCCCCCATTGGCATATACGGTAACTGTCGTTGCCGATACGTCAATTGACGTAATCACAGGCTGTTCTGATGCAAATACCTTTACATTTTGAGTCGCCGTGCAATCTCCAGTTTTTAATTTTACCCAATAAGTTCCTACGCCAACATCAGAAATAGTTTGAGTTGTTGCTCCTGTGCTCCATAAGTACGAATCGAAGCCTGTACCTGCATCTAACGTTGTCTTATCTTCTATACAGATGGTCTTGTCTTTTAAAACCGCAGAATATACCGGCGGAATTACAGTTAGGGTCACTTTTGCAATTGCATAGCAACCGTTCGCATTGGTTACTTTAATGTACACAAATCCATTGGGAGCAATATAAGGATTGGTCGTTACAATCTCGTTACTTGCATTAATGGCATCCTGCAATGATGGGTAATATTTTTTTGTTATTCCTGTCTGTGTGGTTACGGTAGCATTGGTTAGATTAAATGATCCCATGGAAACATCGGTTTCCAAAAAACATGATCGTAAGGAAGTATCATTTACCACAACTACCGGGAAATGATTAAGGGTAATAACCGCATTATCAGTACATCCTTGCGGAGTGGTAACTTTTACATGAACTGTTCCTCCGTTTGCTGAAGGGTAATTTGACCAGTTTAAGATCTCATTAGTTCCCGCTGTAAGATTGGCAAGGGTAGGATAATATCTTTTTGTAACGCCGGGTAAAGTAGTTACTGCAGCAGTACTCAGATCGAAATAGGCAACTCCTGCATTGTTATTGTTACAGGCTGTTATCGTGACATCATCAGCCGCAAAAGGACTTGGATTTAAAATAATTCTTGCATCACCATTATCACATAATGTAGAGGAAGGGTCTTTTATGACTACCGAGATCGTTGTGTTTCCTGAGTATTGAAAGTTTGTAGGCACAGCAATTGGCGTAGAGCTTCCCAAGACATAATAAGTAATAATGTAATTTCCAGGATTATTTACAAACTGATTTGCATAAGACGTTAAATCTACAAACCCGTTTCCTGTTGCAGGGTTGGTACACACAAATGGAGTGATGCTGTTTTGTAAAATTGGAACTTTATCAATAAAAATTTTAGCATTTTTAATAGAATGTCTTGCACTTGCAGCTCCTGTTCCTGCAGAAAACCCGAAATAACCCTGCGTCATACCGATTGCACCGCCGGCGGGAGCATAAGAATCGTCTGTAATCAGTACGCCATCTATTCTGATTTGGATTCTCCAGTTATTAATATTTGCAGGATCTACTTCACCATTTACTTCGACATGTTTGTAAGTAGAGCCAACGAAAGGCTGAGTTGGGTTAAGATCCGGAGAGTGAAAAGTACTATTTGCCGTTGTATTATATTCGATATTCGGGTTTCCGGCAGGTACATTATTGGTGCCGTAAAGAAGGTGTACTTTGCTCATCTGTCCTTCTGTAGAATTGTTGAATATATCAAATGCAACCATCAATCCGTTTGCGTTTGCAGGAATTCCCAGTCCGCCTCCGGTTGTGAATGCTGTTGGGGGATTAGACAGATACCAGAATGTAAGACCATCGCCTCTACCATACGAGGTTGTTCCGTTTCCGTCTATTCGAAAGTCAAATTCTACTTTCCATTTATCACAATATTTCAGGTTGATAGGATTAGAAAGCTTTATGGCACCAAACTGACTGGTTTGATCTGAAGTAAGCTGTACGAAATCGCCGGTAGCAGATGCCGAGGGAACGATGTCCCATCCTGTAGTATTAATTACAGGTGAGCCTGTAAGTTGATAAGTCTGAGCTCTTAAATTTGAGTTAATGGTTGATAAAACGAACAAAAAACTGAGGAGTAAAATTTTTTTCATTGTTTAACTTTAAGATGTTGTTTGGTAAGATTATCGTTTTTTTATTTTAATATATATTTTCCGGGTTGGTAATAGCAATGAAGTACTTAGTATAGTAGTAATATAAGTCATGCTTTAGTCGGCAAATTTTTTAGATTTTAGATTTAAAAAAGCACCACTTAATGGTAGTGGTGCTTTCTTGGGACTATTCCCTATTTTTTACCAATACCCATCCGTTGTATTTTGTCTGTGTATTGTTTTTGTCATTTTCAGTCCAGCTTATGGAGTACCAATAAGTACCTGTTGACAATTTTTTACCTCCGGAAGTTCCGTCCCAGGTGTAATTTCTTATTTTGTCTGCCTGATACTTCATGTTTCCATATCTGTCATACACGGTGAAGACTAGATTTTTCTTGTAAGCAAGAGCTGTATAATCGATAAAGTCGTTTACATTATCACCATTAGGCGTTATTGCGTTAATAAGATTGGGAACCGTTACCTGAATGTGTGTTGGCTCACAATTATAAAAATCTTTTACAAAAATTTTATTTTCACCTCTCGGAAGGCCGGTGAATATGTTAGAATCTTGCCAGTTGATGCCGTCTAAAGAATATTTGTAGGGAGCAACTCCACCAGAAACATTCACTGTAATGGTGTTGTTGGTAATGTCTATGCTAGAAATAACTGGGCTGGTTGCAAATTTAACA from Chryseobacterium indoltheticum encodes the following:
- a CDS encoding DUF6702 family protein; amino-acid sequence: MKKFLYISSVFTLMMLMSFSVADFFSSMTKADYIDGSKTLKFTTKMNTSHISDAIKINRNTAGFEAEVKKYVNNNFDVFVNGSPKTLTFTGSQVSGETVWVYFETGGVSDINSLKIKNTILLSAFPKQINLVNIAYKGNQKTMNFQRGKEVNEVSF
- a CDS encoding LOG family protein: MGTEGTRDESLQNTELDINESILHNSLREKTWDETITKDSWMVFKIMAEFVDGYEKMAKIGPCVSIFGSARLKPESKYYEMAVEIAEKITKIGFGVITGGGPGIMEAGNKGAFIAEGKSIGLNIDLPFEQHFNPYINKLYSLNFDYFFVRKVMFVKYSQGFIVMPGGFGTLDELTEAITLIQTNKIGRFPIVLVGSEFWSGLLDWFKETLLKEGMISEGDLDLYRVVDSADEAVAHIKAFYDKYSVNVNF
- a CDS encoding T9SS type B sorting domain-containing protein, whose translation is MKKILLLSFLFVLSTINSNLRAQTYQLTGSPVINTTGWDIVPSASATGDFVQLTSDQTSQFGAIKLSNPINLKYCDKWKVEFDFRIDGNGTTSYGRGDGLTFWYLSNPPTAFTTGGGLGIPANANGLMVAFDIFNNSTEGQMSKVHLLYGTNNVPAGNPNIEYNTTANSTFHSPDLNPTQPFVGSTYKHVEVNGEVDPANINNWRIQIRIDGVLITDDSYAPAGGAIGMTQGYFGFSAGTGAASARHSIKNAKIFIDKVPILQNSITPFVCTNPATGNGFVDLTSYANQFVNNPGNYIITYYVLGSSTPIAVPTNFQYSGNTTISVVIKDPSSTLCDNGDARIILNPSPFAADDVTITACNNNNAGVAYFDLSTAAVTTLPGVTKRYYPTLANLTAGTNEILNWSNYPSANGGTVHVKVTTPQGCTDNAVITLNHFPVVVVNDTSLRSCFLETDVSMGSFNLTNATVTTQTGITKKYYPSLQDAINASNEIVTTNPYIAPNGFVYIKVTNANGCYAIAKVTLTVIPPVYSAVLKDKTICIEDKTTLDAGTGFDSYLWSTGATTQTISDVGVGTYWVKLKTGDCTATQNVKVFASEQPVITSIDVSATTVTVYANGGTPAYQYSLDNINWQASNIFKGLSRGIHKVFLKDSYDCEPMEVEVTVPNIINVITPNGDGRNDVIDYSALGSKIDLTFNIYNRYGAKLHQGDKTNNYTWDGTAGGRKVPTGSYWYSVTWTENNKTKTPVKLSGWIMVKNRE
- a CDS encoding RapZ C-terminal domain-containing protein, which codes for MLHIDIHSFSYKKGGIPKDDSGNGGGFTFDCRGILNPGRVEEYKIQTGNDIGVQEYLETKTDMPQFLELIKSLVSINIDNYLGRGFENLQINFGCTGGQHRSVYSAIKIAHFIEEKYGEKVEISLHHDEQHQLNHK
- a CDS encoding nucleotidyltransferase family protein yields the protein MKALIFAAGKGTRLKPFTDHHPKALAKVNGVPLLERNIKYLKDFGITDFVINIHHFGDQIVAFLKENDNFGCKIEVSDESNELLETGGGLIFAKEFLNHGEDFLIMNADILTKINIDDFVGYHKEIKDFATLAVSDRESSRKLLFNDDLVLRGWLNVQTGEQRLAEFNKGFRPLAFSGVHCINPVIFDKIKRKGKFSVMEEYLDLMQTEKIHGFVHDSILIDVGRPESVIEAEKYFK